GGCCGGCTCCCGCAGGTAGACGGGTCGCAAGCGGGAGGGGTGCACCGCCCCGCCACCCTGCAACCGCTGCCAGCCCAGCTCGGCCAGGTGGGCGGCGCGGCGGCGGACTGCCTCCCCTGTGACGACGGCCGGGCCGTGGGGCGGAAGGCGCTCCACCAGCTCCGGCGGCACCTCCCCGCAAAGGATGGCGTCCCCGGGCATCTGCCCCAGCAGGACGTCCGGCGTCGACAGCCGCGGCGAAACCAGCTCCTCCACTCGCCCTTCTCGCAGCCCGTAGGCGGCCCAGGCCAGCTCGCCACGGCCCGCCTGGTGCAGTGGCACCACCGGCCTCCCACACCAGAGAAGGGGATAGGCGTCCAGCTCCAGCCTGCCCACCCCCACCGCCGTCAGCCCCAGGGCGTAGGCCAGGCCCTGGGCCACAGCTACCCCCACCCGCAGCCCCGTATACATGCCAGGGCCCAGGCAGACAAAGACAGCCCGCAGCTCGCCCCTCGCCACCCCGGCCTGGCCCAGCAGCCTGTCCACCGTGGGCAGCAGCTCCACCGTGTGGTTGCGACGACAGCGCCAGGTGACCTCGGCCACCAGCTTCCCCTCGCGAGAGAGGGCCACCGAGGCCATCTCGGAGGCCGTGTCCAGCGACAGCTCCATCCCTCAACCTCTGGTGCTGCTGGCGATGCCCCTGGCCACGGCCGCCAGCAGCTGCTGCGAGCGCTCTCCCGCCGCTGTCAGCAGCAGGCGCCGCGTCCGCGCGCCTGTCACCTCGAACCTCACCAGCAGGTGGTCGGACGGGAAGATGTGCCAGGCCCGCTCGGGCCACTCGACCACCAGGACCCCGTCGCGGCAATACTCGTCCAATGCCAGCTCCTCGGCCTCCTCGGGCGCCTCCAGTCGGTAGAGGTCGGCATGGTAGAGCTTGAGGCGACCCTCGTATTCGCCCAGCAGGACGAAGGACTTGCTGGAGACCCCCTCCTTCACCCCGAGGCCACGGGCCAGGCCTTGCACCAGCACTGTCTTGCCCGATCCCAGCTCGCCCGACAGCAGCAGCACGTCGCCCGGCTGAAGGTGGCGGGCCAGCCTCTGGCCCAGGCGCCGGGTCTGGGCCGGGCCGCGGCTCTCCACCACCAGTGCGTCGCCCCTCATGTTCGCCGCAGGTGATCCCAGCCGGATGTCGGTAGCTGCAGCGGCCTCCCCTCCTCGTCCACCACCTGCACCCCTTCGCCCGCTGTGGTCTCTCCCACCAGCGTCAGAGGCACGTCGGCGTCGACCGACAGGCGCTCCAGGGCCTCCCGCGGCCCCGCCAGGAGTAGCTGGTAGTCCTCGCCGCCGCTGCAGGCCAGGGCCAGGGCACGGTCGGGGAAGGCCCGCCGTAGCTCATGGCTCAGGGGCAAGTCCCCAGCCCGCACCACCGCCCCCACGCCGCTGAGGCGGCAGACGTGGCCCAGGTCCTGCAGGAGGCCGTCGGAGATGTCTATGGCGCAGGGAACGCCCATGCGGGCCGCCTGCTGGCCGAGGGCCAGGGGCGGCCGGGGCCGCAGATGGGCCGCCACCAGCGGCCCTTCTCGAGTCCCTGCTCGCAGCAGCTCCAGGCCGGCCGCGGCATCGCCCAGGGTGCCGCTCACAGCCAGGGCCTGCCCTGGCCTGGCGCCGTCGCGGCGGAGGAGAAGGGGGCGCCCCTCGTCGTCAGTCTGGGCGCGGCCGAGGAGGGCCACCGTGATGGCCAGCTCGCGGGCTCTCACCACGTCGCCGCCGGCCACCGTGACACCGTAGGCGCGGGCGCACTCGTCCAGGCCCAGGTAGAGCTCCTCCACCGCCGCCAGGGGCGTATCGGGCGGCAGGGCCAGGGTCACCAGGGCGAACTCGGGCACCCCGCCCATGGCCGCCACGTCGCTGACGTTCACGGCCAAGGCCTTCCAGCCCAGGTCTCGCCAGGGGTGCAGGCCGGGCAGGAAGTGGACGCCGGCCACCATGGTATCGGTGGTGGCTACCACGAAGGTGTCGCCGGCCCGCCAGACGGCGGCGTCGTCGCCGATGCCCACCACCAGCCCCGGCGCCGGCCGCCCCGCCAGGGCCGCCAGCCGCTCGATGAGGCCGAACTCGCCGGTGGCCCCCACGTCCATCGCCAGCGATTATCTCATGGCCTCAGGGCAGGGGCGAGTTTGCCCATGCCGGCCGCCTGGCCTAAGATGCCGTCGGCGTCATGCGCATCGCCATCGTCTCCGACGTCCATGCCAACCTGGCAGCCCTGGAGTCGGTGCTGCGCCACGCCGAGGCCCAGGGCGCCCTGGATGGCCTCTGGTGCCTGGGGGACATGGTGGGCTATGGCCCTCAGCCCTGCGAAGTCCTGGAGCGGCTGCGGGAGGCGGGCGTTCAGGCTGTGGTCGGCAACCACGACCTGGCCGCCGTGGGCCTTCTGCCCACCGACGACTTCAACCCCGCCGCTGCAGCCGCCGTCCACTGGACGGCGCGCCAGCTGCAGGACCCTCAGCGGCGTTACATCGCGTCCCTGCCCCAGGTCTTGCAGCAAGACGAATTCACCCTGGTGCACGGCACTCTGCGCTGGCCGGTCTGGGAGTACCTCTACTCCTACGAGGCAGCCCGAGCGCACCTGCGCCTGCAGCGGACCCCCTTCGGCCTGGTGGGGCACACCCATATCCCCATGCTGGTGGTGGAGGACGAGGGCTTTCCCCAGGGCTGCGAGCTGCTCTACCTGCACGATGGGGCCGTGGTGGAGCTTTGGCACGGTCGGAGGCTGGTCATCAACCCCGGCAGCGTCGGCCAGCCGCGCGACGGCGACCC
This genomic interval from Dehalococcoidia bacterium contains the following:
- the tsaB gene encoding tRNA (adenosine(37)-N6)-threonylcarbamoyltransferase complex dimerization subunit type 1 TsaB, encoding MELSLDTASEMASVALSREGKLVAEVTWRCRRNHTVELLPTVDRLLGQAGVARGELRAVFVCLGPGMYTGLRVGVAVAQGLAYALGLTAVGVGRLELDAYPLLWCGRPVVPLHQAGRGELAWAAYGLREGRVEELVSPRLSTPDVLLGQMPGDAILCGEVPPELVERLPPHGPAVVTGEAVRRRAAHLAELGWQRLQGGGAVHPSRLRPVYLREPA
- the tsaE gene encoding tRNA (adenosine(37)-N6)-threonylcarbamoyltransferase complex ATPase subunit type 1 TsaE, translating into MRGDALVVESRGPAQTRRLGQRLARHLQPGDVLLLSGELGSGKTVLVQGLARGLGVKEGVSSKSFVLLGEYEGRLKLYHADLYRLEAPEEAEELALDEYCRDGVLVVEWPERAWHIFPSDHLLVRFEVTGARTRRLLLTAAGERSQQLLAAVARGIASSTRG
- the thiL gene encoding thiamine-phosphate kinase; translated protein: MDVGATGEFGLIERLAALAGRPAPGLVVGIGDDAAVWRAGDTFVVATTDTMVAGVHFLPGLHPWRDLGWKALAVNVSDVAAMGGVPEFALVTLALPPDTPLAAVEELYLGLDECARAYGVTVAGGDVVRARELAITVALLGRAQTDDEGRPLLLRRDGARPGQALAVSGTLGDAAAGLELLRAGTREGPLVAAHLRPRPPLALGQQAARMGVPCAIDISDGLLQDLGHVCRLSGVGAVVRAGDLPLSHELRRAFPDRALALACSGGEDYQLLLAGPREALERLSVDADVPLTLVGETTAGEGVQVVDEEGRPLQLPTSGWDHLRRT
- a CDS encoding metallophosphatase family protein, producing MRIAIVSDVHANLAALESVLRHAEAQGALDGLWCLGDMVGYGPQPCEVLERLREAGVQAVVGNHDLAAVGLLPTDDFNPAAAAAVHWTARQLQDPQRRYIASLPQVLQQDEFTLVHGTLRWPVWEYLYSYEAARAHLRLQRTPFGLVGHTHIPMLVVEDEGFPQGCELLYLHDGAVVELWHGRRLVINPGSVGQPRDGDPRASYAIYDSERGTVTLHRVEYDIAATQRLIEAAGLPRWLSERLAVGR